Genomic DNA from Alistipes indistinctus YIT 12060:
CGTATCGGCATTATCCATGATGTCGTCGTGCAGCAACGTGAAGTTGTGAAACACTTCGACGGCGAGTGCAGCGGGTTTGGCTGCCGTGACCGCCTCTTGAAACAGGTTGCAGGCCATCAGCACGAGTGCGGGGCGGATACGCTTACCGCCCGCCCCGAGGGCGTAACGGATCGGTTCATACAGTCCCGCGGGCCGGGCCGGATAAGGCAACTGGGCGAGTTCCCGCTCGCTCATCGCAATCAGTTCGTGCAGCGAATACATACATTTGTCAGGTTATATCCCCGTCGGACGGGGGTTTGCAAAGTTAAAAAAAATAAACCGTTTCGGATTATTTCTATTGCCGGGCCCGATTTTTTTATTACTTTTGATTATCTGTTTAATAAAATAATTTAAAAACTACACATTGACTCAATCATGAAAAAAGTAGCTGTCGGCGTAGATATCGGGGGGACGAACTCCGTTTACGGATTGGTGGACGAAGCGGGTGAGATCATCTGCGAAGGGGCGTTCCCCACGCGCAATTACCCCGATTTCGATCAATATATCGAGGAACTCTACATCGGAATCCAGGACCTGCTCAAACGAGCCGGCGACGAAGTGGAGCTGGTGGGTATCGGTATCGGCGCCCCGAACGGCAACTACTATACCGGCACAATCGAGTTCGCACCAAACCTCGTCTGGAAGGGCGTGCTGAATATCGTCGAGAAGATGAAGCGCTTTTTCCCCACCGTTCCGGTCATCATCACCAACGACGCGAATGCGGCAGCCGTAGGTGAAATGGTCTACGGCGGTGCGAAGGGCATGAAAGATTTCCTGGTGGTCACCCTCGGTACCGGATTGGGCAGCGGTTTCGTCGCAAACGGCAAGCTGATCTACGGCCACGACGGATTCGCCGGCGAGCTGGGCCACGTAGTGGTCAACAAAACCGGACGCATCTGCGGTTGCGGACGCAAAGGATGTCTCGAAACCTACGCATCGGCCACCGGCATCAAGCGTACGGTGTTCAAGCTGCTTGCAGACCACACCGACGACAGCGAATTCCGCCGGGTTACCTACGACGACCTGACGGCAGAGATGATTACCAAGGCAGCCCTCAACGGCGACCCGATTGCAATCGAAGCTTACGAATACACCGGCAAACTGCTCGGTGAAGCGCTGGCCGACGCCGTAGCCATCACCAGCCCCGAGGCGATCTTCCTGTTCGGCGGCCTGGCCAAGGCGGGCAAGTATATCTTCGAACCGACCAAGAAATACATGGAACAAAACCTGTTGGCGATTTTCCGCAACAAGGTGAAACTGCTGCCTTCGGGCATCGACGGTAAAAACGCTGCGGTACTGGGTGCTTCGGCCCTCGTATGGCAGAGCCTTCAGGAAGCACAGGAGGCCAAGGAGAGAAAAGCGCGGGGTTGCTAACAGCGCTG
This window encodes:
- a CDS encoding ROK family protein — encoded protein: MKKVAVGVDIGGTNSVYGLVDEAGEIICEGAFPTRNYPDFDQYIEELYIGIQDLLKRAGDEVELVGIGIGAPNGNYYTGTIEFAPNLVWKGVLNIVEKMKRFFPTVPVIITNDANAAAVGEMVYGGAKGMKDFLVVTLGTGLGSGFVANGKLIYGHDGFAGELGHVVVNKTGRICGCGRKGCLETYASATGIKRTVFKLLADHTDDSEFRRVTYDDLTAEMITKAALNGDPIAIEAYEYTGKLLGEALADAVAITSPEAIFLFGGLAKAGKYIFEPTKKYMEQNLLAIFRNKVKLLPSGIDGKNAAVLGASALVWQSLQEAQEAKERKARGC